One window of Methylococcus sp. EFPC2 genomic DNA carries:
- the mltG gene encoding endolytic transglycosylase MltG, protein MRRLTGIFVVLASFYSGWLWMDYRAFPARQVANAQTVVIEIARGRGLKAIAEQLEQAGVLDRRLWFTLYAYVQGVAGKLKAGEYEIPAGLGQTQVLDMLVAGRVKQYPLTVPEGWRFAQMLEAMDRQTALLQNVREKSGKDLMTLLGMPDHVPEGWFYPDTYFYHKGMAALELLRLAQRKMQTILAQEWQGRAPELPLASPYEALILASIVEKETGLAEERPKIAGVFLRRLARNMPLQTDPTVIYGMGDAYRGNLRKEDLMRDTPYNTYVHHGLPPTPIALPGQQAIRATLHPEPGESLYFVARGDGGHVFSDTLDQHNRAVELYQRHQP, encoded by the coding sequence ATGCGGCGCCTGACCGGCATCTTCGTCGTTCTGGCCAGCTTTTACTCCGGCTGGCTGTGGATGGATTATCGCGCCTTTCCCGCGCGTCAGGTTGCCAACGCCCAGACGGTCGTCATCGAGATTGCGCGCGGGCGGGGCCTGAAAGCCATCGCCGAACAACTGGAGCAGGCCGGCGTCTTGGATCGCCGGCTATGGTTCACGCTCTACGCCTATGTCCAGGGCGTGGCGGGGAAGCTCAAGGCGGGCGAATATGAGATCCCTGCGGGGCTGGGCCAGACTCAGGTCCTGGACATGCTGGTGGCGGGCAGGGTCAAGCAGTATCCGCTCACCGTCCCGGAAGGCTGGCGTTTTGCCCAGATGCTCGAAGCCATGGACAGGCAAACCGCGTTGCTGCAAAACGTGCGGGAAAAAAGCGGCAAGGATTTGATGACGCTATTGGGCATGCCGGATCACGTGCCCGAAGGCTGGTTTTATCCCGATACCTATTTCTACCATAAAGGCATGGCGGCGCTGGAACTTTTGCGGCTGGCCCAGCGGAAAATGCAAACGATATTGGCGCAGGAGTGGCAGGGCAGGGCGCCCGAACTGCCGCTCGCATCGCCGTACGAAGCCTTGATACTGGCCTCCATCGTCGAGAAGGAAACCGGCCTGGCCGAGGAGAGGCCGAAGATCGCCGGCGTATTCCTGCGCCGGCTGGCCAGGAACATGCCGTTGCAAACCGATCCCACCGTGATCTACGGCATGGGGGACGCCTACCGCGGGAACCTGCGCAAGGAGGACCTGATGCGCGATACGCCCTACAACACCTACGTCCATCACGGCCTGCCGCCGACTCCCATCGCATTACCCGGCCAGCAAGCCATCCGTGCCACCCTGCATCCGGAACCCGGCGAGAGCCTTTATTTCGTGGCGCGGGGTGATGGCGGCCATGTATTTTCCGACACCCTCGATCAGCACAACCGCGCCGTCGAACTCTATCAGCGACATCAGCCATGA
- a CDS encoding TatD family hydrolase yields the protein MLIDSHCHLDRLDLAPYGHDFSRFVQETREAGVGHMLCVSISLEAYPAMRALAEGHDAISVSVGVHPNERDCHEPSVEDLVERATDPKVVAIGETGLDYFRSEGDLAWQHERFRTHIRAARAAGKPLIIHTRESREDTLRILEEEGAAEVGGVLHCFTEDWETARRALDLNFYISFSGIVTFRNAAQIQDAARRVPDDRFLVETDSPYLAPIPHRGKPNYPAYVRHVAEFVADLRQTRFETVCELSSENYRRLFGTAA from the coding sequence ATGCTCATCGATTCGCACTGCCATCTCGACCGTCTCGACCTTGCACCCTACGGCCACGATTTTTCCCGCTTCGTCCAGGAAACCCGGGAGGCGGGCGTGGGCCACATGCTCTGCGTTTCCATCAGTCTGGAAGCTTACCCGGCGATGAGGGCGCTGGCGGAAGGGCATGACGCCATCTCGGTATCCGTGGGCGTGCATCCCAACGAAAGGGATTGCCACGAACCCAGCGTGGAAGACCTGGTTGAGAGGGCGACCGACCCGAAAGTGGTGGCCATAGGCGAGACGGGGCTGGACTATTTCCGCAGCGAGGGCGATCTGGCCTGGCAGCATGAGCGCTTCCGCACCCATATCCGTGCCGCGCGGGCGGCCGGCAAGCCGCTCATCATCCACACCCGCGAATCGCGGGAAGATACCTTGCGTATCCTGGAAGAGGAGGGCGCGGCCGAGGTCGGCGGCGTGCTGCATTGTTTCACCGAAGACTGGGAAACCGCCCGCCGCGCCCTGGACCTGAATTTCTACATCTCGTTTTCGGGCATCGTCACCTTCCGCAACGCCGCGCAGATCCAGGATGCCGCGCGCCGGGTGCCAGACGACCGTTTCCTGGTCGAAACCGATTCGCCCTACCTGGCGCCCATACCCCATCGCGGTAAACCCAACTATCCGGCCTATGTCCGCCATGTGGCGGAATTCGTGGCCGATCTGAGGCAAACCCGGTTTGAAACCGTCTGCGAGCTCAGTTCGGAGAACTATCGGCGCTTGTTCGGAACGGCCGCCTGA
- the fabG gene encoding 3-oxoacyl-ACP reductase FabG, whose amino-acid sequence MSGQIAVVTGASRGIGHAIALRLARDGFTVIGTATSESGADAIGAAFASAGLQGHGKVLDVAEPASIESFVKAVSDEFGPVTVLVNNAGITRDNLMLRMKDEEWDAIILTNLTSVYRLSKAFLKGMVKARTGRIVNITSVVGATGNAGQANYAAAKAGVIGFTKSLAKELGSRNITVNAVAPGFIDTDMTRDLPEEHKKALLGSIPLGRLGESEEIAAAVAFLSSAEASYITGETLHVNGGMYMA is encoded by the coding sequence ATGAGTGGACAAATTGCTGTAGTGACCGGCGCCAGCCGTGGCATCGGCCATGCGATCGCCTTGCGGCTGGCCCGCGACGGCTTTACCGTGATCGGCACGGCGACGAGTGAGTCCGGCGCGGACGCTATCGGTGCCGCGTTCGCCAGCGCCGGCCTGCAAGGCCATGGCAAGGTGCTCGACGTTGCGGAACCCGCGTCCATCGAGTCTTTCGTCAAGGCGGTCAGCGACGAATTCGGGCCGGTCACCGTGCTGGTCAACAATGCCGGCATCACGCGCGACAACTTGATGTTGCGCATGAAGGACGAGGAGTGGGACGCCATCATACTGACCAATCTGACCTCGGTTTACCGTTTGAGCAAGGCCTTCCTGAAAGGCATGGTCAAGGCCAGGACCGGTCGCATCGTCAACATCACCTCGGTGGTCGGTGCGACCGGTAATGCCGGTCAAGCGAATTACGCGGCGGCTAAGGCGGGCGTGATAGGTTTCACCAAATCGCTGGCGAAGGAATTGGGTTCGCGCAACATCACGGTCAACGCGGTGGCGCCAGGATTCATCGACACGGATATGACCCGCGACCTGCCCGAGGAACATAAAAAGGCCTTGTTGGGGTCTATTCCCCTGGGGCGTTTGGGTGAGTCCGAGGAAATCGCCGCCGCGGTGGCATTTTTGTCTTCTGCGGAGGCCTCCTATATCACGGGCGAGACGCTGCATGTCAACGGCGGAATGTATATGGCTTGA
- the pabC gene encoding aminodeoxychorismate lyase, which translates to MPHAGSVLINGFPERTVDIADRGFQYGDGIFTTLAVSRGLPLFLSEHLERLQRDAVRLGMESPDPELLAGEVARLAVGVSAGVIKIILTRGSGGRGYRVPVPAQTTRVVSLHPYPAIPSSRDSVGIAVRLCRLRLAVQPRLAGVKHLNRLEQVLARAEWEDETILEGLLLDVDGHVVEGVMSNLFVVKDGVVRTPLLDRCGVSGVMRGVVIRLATALHVPVAETRLGLEEIYDADELFLTNSVTRIRPIGRFESRDYRPGPLTGRLIAQLDAHIESEIARACGA; encoded by the coding sequence TTGCCACACGCCGGTTCGGTATTGATCAATGGATTTCCCGAGCGGACCGTAGACATCGCCGATCGCGGCTTTCAATACGGCGATGGAATATTCACCACGCTCGCCGTATCGCGCGGCCTTCCCCTGTTCCTGAGCGAACATCTCGAGCGGCTGCAGCGCGATGCCGTCCGCTTGGGCATGGAATCCCCGGATCCCGAACTCCTGGCCGGGGAAGTCGCCCGGCTGGCGGTGGGCGTGAGCGCAGGCGTCATCAAGATCATCCTGACCCGCGGTTCCGGCGGGCGTGGCTATCGTGTTCCCGTGCCGGCTCAAACGACGCGCGTCGTCAGCCTGCATCCTTATCCCGCAATTCCTTCGAGTAGGGATAGCGTAGGGATTGCCGTGCGCCTATGCCGGTTGCGCCTCGCGGTGCAACCGCGCCTCGCCGGCGTCAAACATTTGAATCGCCTGGAGCAGGTGCTGGCGCGGGCGGAATGGGAAGACGAAACCATCCTGGAAGGGTTGTTGCTGGATGTGGACGGCCATGTCGTGGAGGGTGTCATGAGCAATCTGTTCGTGGTCAAGGACGGTGTCGTGCGCACCCCCTTGCTGGACCGCTGCGGCGTCAGCGGTGTGATGCGGGGCGTGGTCATCCGTTTGGCCACGGCTCTGCATGTGCCGGTCGCCGAGACCCGGCTCGGCCTGGAGGAAATTTACGATGCGGACGAATTGTTCCTGACCAATTCGGTCACCCGCATCCGGCCCATCGGTCGCTTCGAATCCCGCGATTATCGGCCGGGCCCGCTGACGGGACGATTGATCGCGCAACTGGACGCGCACATCGAGAGCGAGATCGCCAGGGCATGCGGCGCCTGA
- the acpP gene encoding acyl carrier protein, with the protein MSDVAERVKKIVTEQLGVKEEVSNEASFVDDLGADSLDTVELVMALEEEFECEIPDEDAEKITTVQQAIDYIESHS; encoded by the coding sequence ATGAGTGACGTTGCAGAGCGTGTTAAAAAGATCGTTACCGAGCAGTTGGGCGTGAAAGAAGAAGTTTCCAACGAAGCTTCCTTCGTAGACGATCTCGGAGCCGATTCCTTGGACACGGTTGAACTTGTAATGGCTCTGGAAGAAGAATTCGAATGTGAGATCCCGGACGAAGATGCCGAGAAGATCACCACGGTGCAGCAGGCTATCGATTACATCGAAAGCCACAGCTAA
- a CDS encoding YceD family protein, whose translation MFDHLPEFVDPTVMAEKQRRFSGALPFARMARLVDAVANRDGSAAFELGFAKEGRHVTVTGRVRAELALICQCCLAPMSVNVDVAVSLAVARTVDEANLLPERYEALMLEDDKVSLVELVEDELLLAVPSVPQHESCVSAIQKAQEPEPAPPVEARKNPFAVLAELKKTH comes from the coding sequence ATGTTCGACCATTTGCCCGAGTTCGTCGATCCCACGGTCATGGCGGAAAAGCAGCGCCGGTTCTCGGGCGCCTTGCCTTTCGCCCGCATGGCGCGCCTGGTGGACGCCGTCGCGAACCGGGACGGTTCTGCGGCATTCGAGCTTGGTTTCGCCAAAGAAGGCCGGCATGTGACCGTAACGGGCCGGGTCAGGGCGGAACTGGCACTGATTTGCCAGTGCTGTTTGGCGCCGATGAGCGTGAACGTCGATGTGGCCGTGAGCCTCGCCGTCGCACGCACCGTCGACGAGGCGAATCTGCTCCCCGAGCGCTACGAGGCGCTGATGCTCGAAGACGACAAGGTCTCTCTGGTCGAGTTGGTCGAGGACGAGTTGCTGCTGGCGGTTCCCTCGGTGCCCCAGCATGAGTCCTGCGTGTCGGCCATTCAGAAAGCGCAGGAGCCGGAGCCGGCCCCGCCGGTCGAGGCACGCAAGAATCCGTTCGCGGTATTGGCAGAGTTAAAGAAAACGCATTAA
- the tmk gene encoding dTMP kinase — protein sequence MTRGKFITLEGGEGLGKSTNLAFVRDQVEKAGHPAIATREPGGTRLGEAVRALLLGSDAIDPRAELLLLFAARAQHIHEVIEPALAAGHWVVCDRFTDASYAYQGAGRGLERAFIESLERHVQAGLSPDLTLLFDAPVDIGLARVRARGESDRFERERVDFFERIRAAYLDQARRFPGRVRLVDASQPLASVQDAIARHLNPWLGT from the coding sequence ATGACACGTGGAAAGTTCATCACCCTGGAAGGCGGCGAAGGCCTGGGCAAGAGCACCAACCTGGCGTTCGTGCGGGATCAGGTCGAAAAGGCCGGCCATCCAGCGATAGCCACGCGGGAGCCGGGTGGAACCCGACTGGGCGAGGCGGTGCGGGCGCTGTTGCTGGGGAGTGATGCCATCGACCCACGGGCCGAACTCCTGTTGCTGTTCGCGGCGCGTGCCCAGCATATCCATGAAGTCATCGAGCCGGCGCTCGCGGCGGGGCATTGGGTGGTCTGCGACCGCTTTACCGACGCCAGCTACGCCTATCAGGGTGCCGGGCGGGGTCTGGAACGGGCTTTCATCGAATCGCTGGAACGGCATGTTCAAGCCGGCCTGAGCCCCGATCTCACCCTCTTGTTCGATGCGCCCGTGGATATCGGTCTGGCGCGCGTGCGGGCCCGCGGGGAGTCCGACCGCTTCGAGCGCGAGCGGGTCGATTTTTTCGAGCGGATACGGGCCGCCTATCTGGATCAGGCGCGGCGGTTTCCCGGGCGGGTGCGGCTGGTCGATGCGTCCCAGCCCCTGGCGTCGGTGCAGGACGCCATCGCCCGTCACCTGAACCCGTGGCTGGGCACATGA
- a CDS encoding beta-ketoacyl-ACP synthase III → MTRYARITGTGGYLPAEVKTNDDIAQTVDTSDEWIFERTGIRSRHIAAPDETASAMAEIASRQAMEAAGVGPEDIDLIILGTSTPDRIFPSTACLLQQRLGVRQGAAFDVQAACSGFIFALSIADQYVRTGTAKRALVVGSELNSRVVDWNDRATCILFGDGAGAVVLEAAEQPGILSTHIHSDGQFQDLLYLPNSDVGIDDERYIQMQGNEVFKVAVNTLGRIVDDTLAANGMDKSEVDWLVPHQANIRIIGATAKKLKLPMDRVVVTIENQGNTSSASIPLALNEAIRDGRIQRGQVVLMEAFGGGFAWGSALIRY, encoded by the coding sequence GTGACCCGATATGCCCGCATCACCGGCACCGGCGGCTACCTGCCCGCCGAGGTCAAAACCAACGATGACATCGCGCAAACGGTGGATACTTCGGACGAGTGGATATTCGAGCGTACCGGGATACGCTCGCGCCATATCGCCGCCCCAGACGAAACGGCTTCCGCCATGGCGGAGATCGCGTCGCGCCAAGCCATGGAAGCCGCTGGTGTCGGTCCCGAGGACATCGATCTGATCATACTGGGGACCAGCACCCCCGATCGCATCTTCCCCAGTACGGCCTGTTTGCTGCAACAGCGTTTGGGGGTCCGTCAAGGTGCCGCCTTCGACGTGCAGGCCGCCTGTTCGGGTTTCATATTCGCCTTGAGCATCGCCGATCAGTATGTGCGCACGGGTACCGCCAAGCGCGCCCTCGTGGTCGGAAGCGAGCTGAATTCGCGCGTGGTCGACTGGAACGATCGGGCCACCTGCATCCTCTTCGGCGACGGGGCGGGCGCGGTGGTGCTGGAAGCGGCCGAGCAGCCCGGCATCCTGAGCACCCACATCCATTCCGACGGCCAGTTCCAGGACTTGTTATACCTACCCAACTCCGATGTCGGCATCGACGACGAGCGCTACATCCAGATGCAGGGTAACGAGGTGTTCAAGGTGGCCGTCAACACGCTAGGCCGCATCGTCGACGATACCCTGGCGGCCAATGGCATGGACAAGTCCGAAGTCGACTGGCTGGTGCCGCATCAGGCCAATATCCGCATCATCGGCGCGACGGCCAAGAAACTGAAACTGCCCATGGATCGGGTCGTAGTGACGATCGAAAACCAGGGCAATACCTCGTCCGCCTCCATTCCCCTGGCGCTCAACGAAGCGATCCGCGATGGGCGCATCCAGCGCGGTCAGGTGGTGCTGATGGAGGCCTTCGGCGGCGGCTTCGCCTGGGGTTCGGCGTTGATACGCTATTGA
- a CDS encoding DNA polymerase III subunit delta', which produces MSLADDLPWLAPAWQRLIAYTANDRLPQALLVTGKPGLGKMRLALAFAQRLLCRSPSDEACGICASCLLFQAQTHPDLQRVEPIEAGKPIIVDQIRGLIEKLALAPQYGGKRVVIIAPAQSMNISAANSLLKTLEEPDAHTLMLLLSDDPHSLPATILSRCQRLNIVPPTRDLALAWLSRKGVAQADALLTLAQGAPLRALALAGEDAIERRSGFFSAWQAVGAKRQDPLSVADRWQPSSTKTPPVSCESLTEWMLSWTQDLIRLRAASAQADLDNPDLRPGLQALSEKLDLKAIYAFLDRLLAARQMLTGQVNRPLLLEELLILWSRLQRH; this is translated from the coding sequence ATGAGTCTGGCGGACGACCTGCCCTGGCTGGCGCCGGCCTGGCAGCGTCTGATCGCTTATACGGCCAACGATCGCCTGCCCCAGGCCTTGCTGGTCACCGGCAAGCCGGGTTTGGGCAAGATGCGCCTGGCTTTGGCTTTCGCCCAGCGTCTATTGTGCCGATCGCCGTCCGATGAAGCGTGCGGCATTTGCGCGAGTTGCCTGCTTTTTCAGGCCCAGACCCATCCCGACCTGCAACGGGTCGAACCGATCGAGGCCGGCAAACCGATCATCGTCGATCAGATCCGCGGCCTGATCGAAAAACTGGCGCTCGCGCCTCAATATGGCGGGAAGCGGGTGGTCATCATCGCTCCGGCCCAAAGCATGAATATTTCAGCCGCCAACAGCCTCCTGAAAACGCTGGAGGAGCCCGATGCCCATACGCTCATGCTGCTGTTGAGCGATGACCCGCACAGCTTGCCGGCCACGATACTGAGTCGTTGCCAGCGCCTGAACATAGTTCCGCCGACGCGCGATCTGGCGCTGGCCTGGCTGAGTCGCAAAGGCGTGGCGCAGGCCGATGCCTTGCTGACACTGGCCCAAGGCGCGCCGTTGCGGGCACTGGCCCTGGCCGGCGAGGACGCGATCGAGCGCCGCAGCGGTTTTTTCTCGGCTTGGCAAGCCGTAGGGGCGAAGCGGCAGGACCCGCTGAGCGTGGCCGACCGATGGCAACCGTCCAGCACGAAGACGCCGCCGGTGAGCTGCGAGTCGCTGACGGAATGGATGCTGTCCTGGACTCAGGACCTGATCCGCTTACGGGCTGCGTCCGCGCAGGCCGACCTGGATAACCCGGACCTGCGGCCCGGTTTGCAAGCCCTCAGCGAAAAGCTAGACTTGAAGGCGATTTACGCCTTTTTGGATCGCCTCCTGGCGGCGCGGCAAATGCTGACGGGGCAGGTCAACCGCCCCTTGCTGCTCGAAGAGTTGCTGATCCTATGGTCACGTCTGCAACGCCATTGA
- a CDS encoding PilZ domain-containing protein yields MSEATPAPSPMRQGLLSLTIREKNALYAAYMPFVKNGGLFIPTGKPYQLGDEVFMLLNLMDETERIPIAGKVIWITPKGAEGYRSTGIGVQFSEQDGGTTRSRIENYLAGAVESDRPTHTL; encoded by the coding sequence ATGAGCGAAGCCACACCCGCACCCAGCCCCATGCGTCAGGGTCTCTTGTCGCTCACCATCCGCGAAAAGAACGCCTTGTATGCCGCCTACATGCCTTTCGTCAAAAACGGCGGCTTGTTCATCCCCACCGGCAAGCCTTATCAACTGGGCGACGAGGTCTTCATGCTGCTCAATCTCATGGATGAGACCGAGCGTATTCCCATCGCCGGCAAAGTTATCTGGATTACGCCCAAGGGTGCAGAAGGCTACCGTTCCACCGGTATCGGCGTGCAGTTCAGCGAACAGGACGGCGGCACGACCCGCAGCCGGATCGAAAATTACCTGGCTGGCGCGGTGGAGTCGGACCGGCCCACGCACACGCTGTGA
- the fabF gene encoding beta-ketoacyl-ACP synthase II: MSKRRVVITGLGMVTPVGLNVADSWDNVLNGRSGIGPIEHFDVSDFATRFGGSVRGFDVSQYIAEKEAKKMDIFIHYGLAAGSQAIEDSGLEVTEDNAERIGVVIGSGIGGITGIEHGHAAYQKGGPRKISPFFVPSNIINMISGNLSIKYGLKGPNFAIVTACATATHSIGDAARLIAYGDADVMVAGGAEMATSPTSLGGFASARALSRRNDEPTRASRPWDRGRDGFVLSDGAGVVVLEELEHAQKRGARIYGELIGYGLSADAYHMTMPPESGEGAARCMKSALRDAGINSDQIDYINAHGTSTPAGDLAETRAVKTAFGDAAYRTPVSSTKSVTGHLLGAAGGIEAIFSVLALRDQVIPPTINLDDPDPECDLDYVPHTARQAKLDIVMSNSFGFGGTNGTLIFKRYG, translated from the coding sequence TTGAGTAAGCGTCGTGTAGTGATCACCGGCCTGGGCATGGTTACGCCCGTGGGCCTGAATGTCGCCGATTCCTGGGACAACGTGTTGAACGGTCGGAGCGGTATCGGCCCGATCGAGCATTTCGACGTATCGGACTTTGCCACGCGTTTCGGTGGTTCGGTTCGCGGCTTTGACGTCAGCCAATACATCGCCGAGAAAGAAGCCAAGAAGATGGATATCTTCATCCATTACGGGCTGGCGGCCGGCAGCCAGGCGATCGAAGACTCCGGGCTCGAAGTGACCGAGGACAATGCCGAACGCATCGGCGTGGTGATCGGATCGGGCATAGGCGGCATCACCGGCATCGAGCACGGTCACGCGGCTTACCAGAAAGGCGGTCCGCGCAAGATCTCGCCGTTCTTCGTGCCGAGCAACATCATCAACATGATATCCGGCAATCTGTCCATCAAATATGGACTGAAAGGACCGAATTTCGCCATCGTTACCGCCTGCGCGACGGCCACCCACAGCATCGGCGATGCCGCGCGCCTGATCGCCTACGGTGATGCCGACGTCATGGTCGCCGGCGGGGCCGAAATGGCGACCTCGCCGACCTCGCTGGGCGGCTTCGCCTCGGCGCGCGCTTTGTCTCGCCGCAACGACGAGCCCACGCGCGCGAGTCGTCCCTGGGATCGGGGCCGCGACGGCTTCGTGCTGAGCGACGGCGCCGGTGTGGTGGTTTTGGAGGAGTTGGAACATGCGCAGAAGCGCGGCGCGCGCATCTACGGGGAGTTGATCGGCTACGGATTGAGCGCCGATGCGTATCACATGACCATGCCGCCGGAGAGCGGGGAAGGGGCTGCGCGCTGCATGAAGTCGGCGCTGCGCGACGCCGGTATCAATTCCGATCAGATCGATTACATCAACGCGCACGGCACCTCGACCCCGGCCGGCGACTTGGCGGAAACCCGCGCGGTTAAAACGGCGTTCGGCGATGCCGCTTACCGTACTCCGGTGAGCTCCACGAAGTCCGTTACCGGTCATTTGCTGGGGGCGGCCGGTGGCATCGAGGCGATATTCTCGGTACTGGCCCTGCGCGACCAGGTCATTCCGCCCACCATCAACCTGGACGATCCGGATCCGGAGTGCGATCTGGATTATGTGCCGCATACCGCCCGCCAGGCCAAGCTGGACATCGTCATGTCCAACTCCTTCGGCTTCGGTGGCACCAACGGCACCCTGATATTCAAGCGTTACGGCTGA
- the rpmF gene encoding 50S ribosomal protein L32, with protein MAVQQNRKTRSKRGMRRSHDALSASALSIEPTTGETHLRHHVSPEGYYRGRKVVDVKGETISEE; from the coding sequence ATGGCTGTTCAACAGAATCGTAAAACCCGTTCCAAGCGCGGCATGCGCCGTTCTCACGATGCGCTGAGCGCGAGCGCGCTGTCCATCGAGCCGACCACCGGCGAAACCCATCTGCGTCACCATGTGAGCCCCGAAGGCTATTATCGTGGCCGCAAAGTCGTAGACGTCAAAGGCGAAACCATCTCTGAAGAATAA
- the fabD gene encoding ACP S-malonyltransferase has translation MSVTDNGLAFVFPGQGSQSVGMLQELAAEHAEVQETYAEASDVLGFDLWRLVVDGPAEELNLTENTQPAMLAAGVAVWRVWRKVSEVVPAWSAGHSLGEYTALVCADAIAYRDAVSLVRERARLMQAAVAPGVGAMAAILGLDDHVVVEVCSSVSTAEQVVTPANFNAPGQVVIAGHAAAVEKAIEAAKSHGAKRAVILPVSVPSHCPLMQEAAEKFHAILAGVKIESPAITVIHNVDVAPHPAPEVIASALEKQLYGSVRWADSVRFMYEQGVHRFVECGPGKVLAGLTKRIAPEARAEAVFSPDSLNKALELVK, from the coding sequence ATGAGTGTGACAGACAACGGCCTGGCTTTCGTTTTTCCCGGCCAGGGTTCGCAATCGGTCGGCATGCTGCAGGAGCTCGCCGCCGAACACGCGGAAGTGCAGGAAACCTACGCGGAAGCCTCCGATGTGCTCGGCTTCGATTTATGGCGGCTGGTTGTAGACGGTCCGGCCGAAGAACTTAACCTCACCGAAAACACCCAGCCCGCCATGTTGGCGGCGGGGGTCGCCGTCTGGCGGGTGTGGCGCAAGGTGAGTGAAGTGGTGCCCGCTTGGTCGGCGGGGCACAGCCTGGGCGAGTACACCGCCTTGGTCTGCGCCGATGCCATCGCTTACCGGGATGCGGTGTCGCTGGTGAGGGAGCGTGCCCGGCTGATGCAGGCGGCGGTCGCGCCGGGAGTGGGCGCGATGGCGGCCATCCTGGGCCTGGACGACCATGTGGTGGTGGAGGTCTGCAGCAGCGTTTCGACGGCCGAGCAGGTCGTGACGCCGGCCAACTTCAATGCGCCCGGCCAGGTTGTCATCGCCGGTCATGCGGCCGCGGTCGAAAAAGCCATCGAAGCCGCCAAGTCTCACGGTGCCAAACGCGCGGTAATCTTGCCGGTGAGTGTGCCTTCACATTGCCCCCTCATGCAGGAGGCCGCGGAAAAATTCCATGCGATCTTGGCCGGCGTCAAGATCGAGAGTCCGGCGATTACCGTCATTCATAATGTCGATGTCGCCCCGCATCCCGCGCCAGAGGTGATCGCCTCTGCCCTGGAAAAACAACTCTACGGCTCGGTGCGCTGGGCGGATTCGGTGCGCTTCATGTACGAGCAGGGCGTGCACCGCTTCGTCGAATGCGGTCCGGGCAAGGTTTTAGCGGGGCTCACCAAGCGCATTGCACCCGAGGCCCGGGCCGAGGCTGTTTTTAGTCCCGATTCCCTGAACAAAGCCCTGGAGCTTGTGAAATGA
- the plsX gene encoding phosphate acyltransferase PlsX, translating into MSDSLVIALDAMGGDHGPSVVVPAALDCLEANHRLNLILVGDETTLKSVLAGAGSRFGDRLRIHHASEQVEMHESPSKALRNKKDSSMRVAINLVKEGVAGACVSAGNTGALMAIAKFVLKTIPGVDRPAIIATVPSHAGHTHMLDLGANVDCTAEHLRQFAVMGYELVRAVEDNPNPTVGLLNIGEEEIKGNEQVKQAAKLIAESHINFIGYVEGNDIYTGDVDIVVTDGFIGNVALKSSEGLAKMIGQEMKDAFQKNWLTRIAGLVALPVLRSIRRKFDPRQYNGASLVGLRGIVVKSHGNADRLAVARAIHIAELEIEKDVPRRIGERVEEIFAERTNA; encoded by the coding sequence ATGAGCGACAGTTTGGTCATCGCGCTCGACGCCATGGGCGGTGATCACGGGCCCAGTGTCGTGGTGCCCGCCGCGCTTGATTGCCTGGAGGCGAATCACCGCCTCAATCTGATACTGGTCGGCGACGAGACGACGCTGAAATCCGTTCTGGCCGGTGCCGGGAGTCGGTTTGGTGATCGTCTGCGCATCCACCATGCCTCCGAGCAGGTGGAGATGCACGAATCCCCGTCCAAGGCCTTGCGCAACAAGAAAGATTCGTCCATGCGCGTGGCTATCAATCTGGTCAAGGAGGGCGTGGCCGGGGCCTGCGTCAGCGCCGGTAATACCGGGGCGCTGATGGCCATCGCCAAGTTCGTCCTGAAAACTATCCCCGGTGTGGACAGGCCGGCGATTATCGCTACCGTGCCCTCGCATGCGGGACACACCCACATGCTCGATTTGGGGGCGAACGTCGATTGTACCGCCGAGCATCTGCGCCAGTTCGCGGTGATGGGTTACGAGTTGGTGCGAGCCGTGGAAGACAACCCCAATCCCACGGTTGGCCTGCTCAATATCGGCGAGGAAGAAATCAAGGGCAACGAACAGGTCAAGCAGGCGGCCAAGCTGATCGCGGAGTCCCACATCAACTTCATTGGTTATGTGGAAGGCAACGATATCTATACCGGCGATGTGGACATCGTGGTGACCGACGGTTTCATCGGCAACGTGGCCCTGAAGAGCAGCGAAGGCTTGGCCAAGATGATAGGTCAGGAAATGAAGGACGCTTTCCAGAAAAATTGGCTGACCCGCATCGCCGGGCTCGTGGCACTGCCGGTGCTGCGTTCCATACGGCGCAAGTTCGACCCCCGCCAATATAACGGCGCCAGCCTCGTGGGCTTGCGCGGCATCGTGGTCAAGAGCCATGGCAATGCCGATCGACTCGCCGTCGCGCGCGCCATCCATATCGCCGAGCTGGAAATAGAAAAAGACGTCCCCCGGCGCATAGGCGAGCGGGTCGAGGAGATCTTTGCCGAGAGGACAAACGCGTGA